The following coding sequences lie in one Stegostoma tigrinum isolate sSteTig4 chromosome 31, sSteTig4.hap1, whole genome shotgun sequence genomic window:
- the vps25 gene encoding vacuolar protein-sorting-associated protein 25: MSFEWPWQYNFPPFYTLQPNVNTQRKQLAAWCSLVLSYLRYHKLYTIDVLEVQESPLFHNKKIQRKFPIEAIQVVFEELRKKGNLEWIDKNKTRCLIMWRRPEEWGKLVYQWVSKNAMTNSVFTFYELSNGDDTEGEEFHGLEEWLLLRALQSLQAERKAEIITLNDSKGVKFF, from the exons ACTACAGCCAAATGTTAATACCCAGCGTAAGCAACTGGCAGCATGGTGTTCATTGGTGCTCTCCTATCTGCGTTATCACAAGCTTTATACTATCGATGTACTGGAAGTCCAAGAAAGCCCACTCTTCCACAATAAGAAGATCCAAC GCAAGTTTCCCATAGAAGCTATCCAAGTTGTATTTGAAGAACTCCGGAAAAAAG gAAACTTGGAGTGGATTGATAAAAATAAAACTCGCTGTCTCATAATGTGGAGGAGACCAGAAGAGTGGGGGAAACTTGTGTATCAGTGG GTCTCAAAGAATGCCATGACAAATTCTGTATTCACTTTTTATGAACTCTCTAATGGAGACGATACTGAAGGCGAAG AGTTCCATGGTTTGGAGGAGTGGCTTCTGCTACGAGCACTGCAGTCTTTGCAAGCTGAGCGAAAAGCGGAGATCATCACCCTTAATGACAGCAAAGGGGTCAAGTTCTTCTGA